In one window of Pagrus major chromosome 12, Pma_NU_1.0 DNA:
- the LOC141006009 gene encoding heat shock protein 30-like translates to MLCSRGLQSALSPFMDLYWPVRSLWPEVRPLLYQQDLLQRNLQELRSRLELMDKLQHNILEEKEPFQTSVAVQPLSYQLEKEGERFGLSLDTQGFSPEELSVRQVGRKLRVSGKTEKKQEDEEGSYSYRRHEFRREFDLPEGLNPEDVTCYLAPDGKLHIQAAEAPRVEEAERELTIKRSLEEKTQQSVCSQREDSSSTETDNSTQDKAQHMDSSTCC, encoded by the coding sequence ATGCTGTGCTCTCGTGGACTCCAGTCTGCCCTCAGTCCATTCATGGACTTGTACTGGCCTGTACGCAGTCTGTGGCCAGAGGTCAGACCTCTGCTCTACCAGCAGGATCTACTGCAGAGAAACCTACAGGAGCTCCGCAGCCGCCTGGAGCTGATGGACAAACTTCAACACAACAtcctggaggagaaggagcctTTCCAAACCAGTGTGGCCGTACAACCGCTCTCCTACCAgctggagaaagagggagagcgCTTTGGCCTGAGCCTGGACACTCAAGGCTTTTCCCCAGAGGAGCTGTCTGTCAGGCAGGTGGGCAGGAAGCTGAGAGTCAGCgggaagacagagaagaagcaggaggacgaggaaggCTCCTACTCTTACAGACGCCACGAGTTCAGACGGGAGTTTGACCTGCCTGAAGGGCTGAACCCTGAAGACGTCACCTGCTACCTGGCTCCAGACGGGAAGCTCCACATCCAGGCAGCCGAAGCTCCACGtgtggaggaggctgagagagagCTGACTATCAAGAGGAGcttggaggagaaaacacagcagagtgtgtgttcacagagagaagacagcagcagcacagagacagacaacagcaCACAGGACAAAGCTCAACACATGGACTCATCTACATGTTGTTAA